A DNA window from Haloarchaeobius amylolyticus contains the following coding sequences:
- a CDS encoding exodeoxyribonuclease VII small subunit yields MAKDTEISENVERINTLIEQLESGDHSKSTGEELFQEGQGRLAKLRELVNDGDGETIELD; encoded by the coding sequence ATGGCTAAAGACACAGAGATTTCGGAGAATGTCGAGCGAATCAACACCCTCATCGAGCAGCTGGAATCCGGTGACCATTCGAAGTCCACTGGGGAGGAGCTCTTTCAGGAGGGACAGGGTCGTCTTGCGAAGCTCCGTGAACTCGTCAACGATGGGGATGGCGAGACCATCGAGCTGGACTGA